The Microbacterium forte sequence TAGGACTGAAAGGCTTCGCGTAGGGGTCGCCGATGTTTCGGTGCGTTAACGATCCGACACCGAGTTCCGCAGGCGTGAACCGGAGGTTCAGACCAGTGCCGGCTGAGCGATCCGACGCCCTCGCCGCGCGGCGAGCAGCAGGTCGATCACGAACACCAGGATCGCGACCCAGACGATGATGAACCCCGCCCACCGCTCGGGCGGCATCGGTTCGCCGAGCACGACCGCACCGATGATGAACTGCATGATCGGCGTGATGAACTGGATCATCCCGATGACGGTCAGGTTGATGCGTCGGGTGCCGGCGGCGAACAGCAGCAGCGGCACCGCCGTCGCCACTCCCGCGAATGCGAGGAGCACCGCGTGCCAGACGCCGTGGGAGCCCATCGTGATCCCGTCGGGGGTGGCGGCGACGAGGATCAGCTGCACGACGGCGATCGGGATCAGCCAGAACGACTCGAGGGTGAGTCCGCTGACCGCGTCGACTGCGGGGCCGATCTTCTTCTTGATGAGTCCGTAGACCCCGAACGAGGCCGTCAGCGAGAGAGCGATCCACGGGAACTCGCCGTAGAAGAGGACGATCACGATCACCGCGACGGCGGCGATGCCGATCGCGGCCCACTGCAGCCTGCGGATGCGCTCCTTGAGCACGAACACCCCGAGGAGCACCGTCGTGATCGGGTTGATGAAATACCCGAGGCTCGTCTCGACGATGTTCTCCGAGAGGGTGCCGATGAGGAACACCTGCCAGTTGACGTAGATCAGGACGCCGGCGAGAGCAGTCCATGCCAGCAGCCTCGGCTGCCGGATGATCGCGCCGAACGCCGCCCAGCCGCGCATCACGGTGAGAAGCAGAAGACAGAAGACGAGCGACAGCAGCACCCGCCACGCGACGACCTCCCACGGCCCCGTGGGTGCGAGCAGAAGGAAGTAGAGGGGCAGCACGCCCCAGAGCAGATACGCACCCCCTGCGTACGCGACTCCCGCCGTCTGAGTGGCTCGGGAGGCGGCGTTCGTCGGGGTCACCGCACAACCCTATGCCCGTCGGTGAGCGGCATCGCACCCGAAGCCGTCGCCGACCGGACATTGGCAGGAATCGATGCAACGGTGGCGCCTCCCCGGCCGTTCAGCGGCCTCGCCGACCCCTGAGCACGACCGCGACGAGGAGGGCGGTCGAGAGCGCCATCGCCGCATTGAGTCCGATCGCCATCTGCAGCCCGGCGAGAAGACCCGCGGCGGCGAACGCCGCGACCACAGCCGCCATCACCGGCGTGCCCAGTGCGATGCCCACCTGCTGGCTCATCGTGACGAGACCGGTCGCCAGGCCCTGCTGTTCAGAGGGAACCGACCCCGTCGCCGTCACGACATAGCCGACGATGGCCACGAGGTTCGCCACGCCACCGAGGAACGTCAGAACGAGGAGCGGAATCGCCCAGGCATGCTCGTCCGATGCGAAGGCGAGCGGGAACGTGGCGCCGGCCTGCACGATCAGCCCGACGACGATCGCGCGCGACGATCCGACCCTTCCGATGACGCGGGGCGCGAGAAGGCCACCGAGCACGGTGCCGATACCGAGCACTCCGAGCATGAGTCCGGCAGCGATCGGGGTGTACCCGAGGATCTCCTGCAGATAGATGGTCAGCAGGAAGACGAGTGACGTCTCAGTGGCGAAGGCGAGGAGACCGGCGAGGTTGCCCCAGGCGATCTCCCCTCTCCTCAGCAGCGAAGGTGCGATGAGCGGTTCGATCGCTCTCTTCTCGGCGAGCGCGAACAACACGAAGAACACCGCGGAGACCCCGAGCGGCATCCACGTGCCCGGTTCGCCCCAGCCGACGCGCCCCGCGGAGTCGATGCCGAAGACGAGTGCCACCAGAGCGGCTGTCACGGTGATCGCGCCGACGACATCGAGCCGAGCCCGTGCGACGCGACGCGGCTCGTGAAGGACGAACGCCCCGACGAGCAGGGCTGCAGCGGCCATCGCGACGTTGACGAAGAACGCCCAGCGCCACGAGACGCCTCCGGTGAGCAGCCCGCCGAGCACCGCTCCCGACGTGAAGCCCGCCGCCATGAGCGCACCGTTGAGCCCGAGCGCCCGCGAGCGCGCCCGCCCCTCGGGGAACATCGTGGTCATCAGCGCGAGAGCCGCCGGAGTGACCATCGCCGTCGCGACGCCCTGGCCGACGCGGGCGGCCAGGAGAACACCCGGTGTGGTCGCGAGTCCGCCGACGACCGATGCCGCACCGAGCAGCGCGAGCCCGGCGATGAACAGTCGTTTGCGCCCGAGCAGATCGGCCACCCGCCCGAAGAACAGGGTGAACGACGCGGCGCACACCGCGAACGCGGTCACGATCCACTGGAGCGACGCGGTGTCGAACCCCAGTTCCCGCCCGATCGGAGGCAGCGCGACGTTGAGGATCGAGAAGTCCACGGCGAGGGTGAAGTTCGCCGTCAGAAGGACGCCCATGGCGAGCGCCTGCGACGGGGTGAAGCGATCGGTCGCCTGCGGCGCCGTGGCGGGGAGAGTCGAGTCGGAATGAGTCACGCTGCTCAGACTCCGCCCGGCGGCACGGGGCAACCAGTCCCCTCTCGTGACTAGCACCGCCAGGGACAGGCTGCGCGTGCGGCGGTCGTGGAGAATGGCTCCATGGATCCGCACCCCGCGTTCACCAGGCCGATCGCCTCAGAACGGCCGGTGACCGAGCTCGGCGAGTTCCTGCGCTCCCGGCGGGATCGCGTCACCCCCGACGACGTCGGGGTTGCCAGCTTCGGCCGTCGCAGGGTTCCGGGCCTCCGTCGCGAAGAGCTCGCACGACTCGCCGGGGTCTCGGTCACCTACCTGACCCGCTTGGAGCAGGGCCAGTCGCAGAACGCATCCGACGCGGTCATCGACAGTCTCGCCCGCGCGCTCCAGCTCGATGCCGACGAGCATACGCATCTCCGAGCGCTCGCACGCCCGCGATCAGCCGCTCCCCGCCGTCCCCGAAAGACCGAGCAGCCGCATCGAGGCGCCTCGCAACTGCTGCACGCCATGGGAGTTCCTGCTGTGCTGCTGGGCCGTTTCAACGACATCCTCGACTGGAACAGCGCCGGCCACCTTCTGATGGCGGGCCACATCGAGGTCGATGCGCCGTCTCGGCCGGCCGGGCGCCCCAACCACCTCCGGATGCTGTTCCTCGATCCGCACACACGAGACCTGTACGCCGACTGGAACGAAGAGGCCGCGTTGGCCGTGGCATCGCTGCGCTACGTCGCCGCACGATTCGTCGACGACCGACAGCTCGCCGAACTCATCGGCGAGCTCAGCCTGAGCAGTCCCGACTTCGCGAAGCTCTGGGCCGGACACATGGTCAAGCTCTGCACGAGCGGCAGCAAGCGCTTCCGCCATCCTGTCGTCGGCGAACTCACGCTCGGCTACGAGGTCCTTCACCTACCCGAGGGAGATGGCCAGCGGATCCTCGCATACAGTGCGGCTCCCGGCAGCGCTGCCGCGGCGGCCGTCGATCTGCTCCAGTCGCGCTGAATCCGGCCGCGGTCGTCTGACACGGTCCGGACACGCAGGAAGGCCCGGATGCGTGATGCATCCGGGCCTTCCGAAGACGTTGTCTCAGCGGACGACGACTGCGAGCACGTCGCGAGCCGACAGGACGAGGTACTCGTCTGCGCCGAACTTCACCTCGGTGCCGCCGTACTTGCTGTAGAGAACACGGTCGCCCACGGCGACGTCGAGCGGAACGCGGTTGCCGTTGTCATCGATGCGGCCGGGGCCCACGGCCACGACCTCGCCCTCCTGGGGCTTCTCCTTGGCGGTGTCGGGGATGACCAGGCCACTCGCGGTGGTCTGCTCTGCCTCGACCTGCTTGATGACGATGCGATCCTCGAGCGGCTTGATGGAAACCGACACGGTCTACCTCTTCTTTCTTGACGCTGACAGGAAGACTTTTCGCACTCTCAACCCGAGAGTGCTAATTCAGTCTAGGCGCTCCGCTGGCACTCACGCAATGCGAGTGCCAATCGGACGAACTGACCGCCGCCCTAAGCTGGAGGCGTGGAGATCTCCGAGCTGCGCGCCCTGCTCACCCCCGAAGGCCTGAAGGCGCTGGACGAGCTCGGCCCCGTCGATGAGATCGCCGACGTCGCTCGGATCGTGTCTCGGCTGCGCGCCGCAGGGCACTCCCCCGAGCTGGTCTCCGCCGTGGTGGGGCAGGCACGTCTCCGCGCCAAGGCGAGGGGCAAGTTCGGCGACTTCGCGGCGCGGATGCTGTTCACCCGCGCCGGGCTCGAGCAGGCCACCCGGCTGAACGTCGCCGCACGGCACGCGCAGCGGCTGCGGCGGGTCGGCATCACCCGTGTCGCCGATCTGGGCTGCGGCATCGGCGGAGACGCCCTCGCGTTCGCGGGCGCCGGACTCGACGTGATCGCCGTGGATGCCGACGAGGTGACCGCAGCGATCGCCGCCTACAACCTGGCGCCCTTCGGAGACAGCGCGGTCGTGACGCACGGCACCGCCGAGGCCCACGTGCCCGCCGACGGCGACGAGACTCAGGCGATCTGGATGGACCCGGCCCGCCGCACCGGGGGTCACAGCGAGACGCGGCGGGTGTCGTCCGATGACTACTCTCCCCCGCTCGACTGGGCATTCGACGTGGCCTCCCGCACCTCGACCGGCATCAAGCTCGGGCCCGGCCACGACCGGGACTCGCTCCCCGTCGACGCCGAGGCGCAGTGGGTGAGCGCAGAGGGCAGCGTCGTCGAGCTGGTGCTGTGGACGAGAGCGCTCGCTCGCGACGGCATCCGCCGGTCCGCTCTCGTGATCCGCGGCGAGCGCTCGCACGAGCTCACCGCAGGAGCAGATGCGGAGGATGAGCCCGTGCGTGAGCTCGGCGCCTTCCTCCACGAGCCGGACGGCGCGGTGATCCGTGCGCGCCTGATCGGCGACGTCGCGCGCAGTCTCGACGCGGGGATGCTCGATGAGCGCATCGCGTACCTCACCTCCGACACGGCGCTCACGAGTCCGTTCGTGCAGTCGTTCCGGGTGCGTGAGACGATGCCTGCCAATCCCAAGGCGATCAGCGCCGTCCTCAAGGCGAACGATGTCGGGTCTCTCGAGATCAAGAAGCGCGGTATGGACATCGACCCCGCCGCCTTCCGCAAGAAGCTGACGCTGCGGGGCGATCAGGCGGCGACGCTGATCCTCACCCGCATCGGCGATCAGCGCCGCGCGATCCTCGCCGATCGGGTGCCTGCCGCCGAATAGCGCCAGGCGAGGCCGCCCTAGCCCTCGGAGTCGTCGGACGGGATCTCGACCTGGATCGGATCCTGCTTCTCGCCGCCGAGCTCGAGCGTCTCCCCCGGCTCCACCGTCTGCTCGGCGGCTACTGCTGCGTTGTCGCCGGAGACGACGAGGTATGGCGTACCGCTCGGCGTGTAGGCGAGGCGCACGCTCCACTCCGCGGCGACGGTCCCCGTCTCGTCGACGGTGACCCCTCGGGTCTCGATGCCGTCGCCGGAGAACTGCTGGTCGCCCGACACGCGGCATTCGACGCTCTCGACGGCGTCGATGATCAGACAGTCCTGGATGTCGTCGCTCTCGAGGCGCTGTGCACGCCAGACAGGGGCATCGCGGAAGTAGCCGACGACCGAGAACGAGTACTCCTCGAAGCCCTCCTCGATCAGCTGCTCGGCCCGTTCCCGCTCGTCCCCTTGGAACTGCGACAGCCAGGAGTTCTGGTCCGAGCGCCAGCGCTGGATGATCCCGACGACCTCGCCGTTCATCGCCCGCGCGGCGGATGCCCAGATCTCCTCCGGACTCTCCTCGCCCTCGCCGGGTGCGGTGACACTCGCACTGATGCCGATGCCGTTCCCGTTGTCGAGATCCGCAGCCGGCTGACACTGATCCGCCGACTTGCCTGCCGCGTCGAGCGTGATGCAGATCGTCTCGCCGTCTTCCTTGGTGGCGTACCAGACGAGGGCGTCCTCGTCCCGTCCGATCGCGCGCAGGCTGCCGGGATCGAACCCGCCCTCCGCCTGCAGCTCGGCGCGACGCTGCTGCTGCTCGGAGGTCAGCGCCACGGCGTCACCGGTGTGCCCGAAGACCGCCCATCCGACGCCGAGACCGATCACGAGCATCGCGGCGGATGCGGCGACAGCGGCCTTCCAGTGCTGTCGGATCGCTGTGCGAAGTCCGCCGGCCTCGCGAGGCTGCTGCCGGCCGGCTTCCTCATCGGCGGGGCTCCCGCTCGGTGGGCCGGAGACGGGCGGCTCGGCATGCGGGAGCGGAGCATCCTCTGCTCGACGCGGGGCGTCGACCGCGTCGGCGCCCGGGCCGGCCGCAGCTGCGGCGAGGACCGTCGCGTCCGGTTCGACGCGCATGGACTCGAGTTCGCGCAGCCTGGCCGCTTCGACCTCGGTCAGGCCGCCGTCGCGACCATAGGCCTTGCCCTGCAGGGCGCGCAGCTCGGCAGACTCACTCTCCTGCAGCATCGTCGCTCTCCCAGCCCCTCGTCACGGTGAGGTACTGCTGACCGTAGCCGAACTGGTACTCATAGCGGGTCGTCTCGCCGTCGTCTGCGACGTCGAGCACGAGCGTCCGGTCCGCATCCGCGAGCATCAGGCTGTCGTCGCACACCATCGGAGGGTCAGGCATGGACCCGTCATAGACGAGACAGTATCGCTGGGTGGAGGTGTCGATCCCGGTCCAGATCGGCACCTCGTCGTCATAGCCGACGACGAGGATCGTGCGGCGATCCAATCCGGTCTGCGCGGCGAGCGTCGTCGCGGCTTCCGCCTCCGCCTCGCTGGCGAACATCGACGTCGACTGCGACGACGTGATGTAGCTGCGGGTGATGACCGCGGGCTCGCCATCCTGCGTGAGGAACATCTGCGCCTGGATGTCGTAGGCCTGGGCCTCGCTCACGGGCTTCGCGAGCGTCGCGTTCACACCCTGGATCGTCGCCTGCTCCCGCGTCGTGCACGCGGGAGCCGTCGCGTCCTCGTGGCCGAGCACGAGGCACACGTCCGCGCTCTCGTTCTTCGTCGCGAACCAGATCACGACGCCCTCCTCCTCGGCGACGGCTCGCACGGAACCCGGGTCGAAGTCGCCCGACGCGACGATCGCGCTCTGCCACCCCTCCTGCTGCGCACTGAGCTGCATCGGGGCAGGACCACGATCGGCGAAGATCAGCCAGCCGAGCACGAGGCCCACCACGATGAAGGCTGCGGTGATCGCGACGGCAAGACGCCAGTGCCGTCGCAGCGCGGCGAGGGCGGAGTCGCCGTGGGGCGCCCCGGTGGTGCGGTCCTCAGACACCGCGGTCCCGGCTCCCTCGACGACGGTCGACGCGGCGGGCTCGATGTGTGCGGGCTCGATGTGTGGGGGTGCAGGCGCAGCCGGCTCCGGTTCTCTCGGTGCGGGCGGCTCCGTCCGGCGGAGCTTGCCGGCCTCGAGTTCGCGCAGCCGCGCGGCCTCGACCTCATTCAGCGCACCGGCTCGACCGTAGGCCCGCGCCTGGAGAGCCCTCAGCTCGACGGATTCATCCGCGTCGAGCATCCGCTATCCGAGTCTCTCGAACTGCATCCCGGCCCAGACGAGCCAGCCGAGGCTGTAGACGGTCGCGCACAGACCGAGCACGAGCGCCCAGCGTGCGATGGCGCGGCTCTCGACCGGTCGGCGCAGCGACATGATCGACGCGATCACGGCGACGATGGCTATCGGTATGCCCCAGCCGACGAAGAAGGACGAGACCAGGGCCACGATGGCGGCCATCAGAGCCCAGGGCGCGAGGCGGGTGTCGTCGACGACGGACGCGTCGGTCGACGGCGCCCAGTCGGTGCCGCGCCCGATGTCGTCTGCCACGGGCCCGCTGACGACCACCGGTTCGACTCCGACCGGTCCCGTCGGCAGCTTCGTGTATCCCTCGCGGCGGGACCCCGGTATCCGCGCCGAACCGGACGGATGCTCGACCTCGCCGCTGAGGCGCTCGATCCTGGTCGGAGGCAGCACGGCATCGGACCCTGGTTCTGCGCCCACGGGATCGGGCGTGCGTGGCGCGTCGCTCATCACATCACCGCGACGCGCTCGTCGACCTGGATCTCGGTGACCGGAAGAGTGGAGTCGGCGCCGAACGCGAGCGTCGACGGGCGTCGGCCCGACGAGATCAGCTCCGCAGCCAGAGCCGCGATCATCGCCCCGTTGTCGGTGCAGAGCGACAGCGGCGGGATGCGCACGGTCACGCCCGCCTTCTCGGCCCTCGCGAGCGCGACCTCGCGGAGTCGTCGGTTGGCGATGACCCCGCCGCCGAGAAGCAAGCGCGGCACGCCGAGGTCTGCGCACGCGGCGAGCGCCTTCGTCACGAGCACGTCGACGACCGCCTCGCGGAAGCTCGCGGCGACGTCGGCCACCGGCACAGGCACGCCGTCTGCCTCGCAGCGTTCGACCCAGCGAGCGACGGCCGTCTTGAGCCCGGAGAACGAGAAGTCGTAGCGGTGCTTCGCCAGGTCCGATGCGCGAGACAGACCCCGAGGGAACCGGATCGCATCGGGGTCTCCGTCGAGTGCCGCCCGGTCGATCTCGGGGCCACCCGGGTACGGCAGCGACAGAAGTCGAGCGACCTTGTCGAACGCCTCCCCCGCAGCGTCGTCCATGGTCTCGCCCAGCATCTCGACGTCGGTCGTGAGGTCGCGCACGTGCAGCAGCGACGTGTGCCCACCCGACACGAGCAGCGCGATCGTCGGGTACTCGAGAGGCTCGGAGTCGGGGGTGAGGATGTCGGCGGCGATGTGGCCCACCAGGTGATTGACCGCATACAGCGGCTTGTCGAGCGAGACGGCGAGGCCCTTCGCGGCGCCGACGCCGACCATGAGCGCCCCTGCGAGGCCCGGCCCGCTGGTCACGGCGACCGCATCGAGGTCGTCGAGCCGCACCCCGGCCTCCGCCAACGCGGCGTCGATCGACGGCTGCAGGGCTTCGAGGTGGGCTCGGGCGGCGACCTCGGGCACGACGCCGCCGTAGCGGGCGTGCTCGTCCATGCTCGACGCGATCGTGTTCGACAGCAGCGTGCGTCCGCGGACGATGCCGATGCCCGTCTCGTCGCAGCTCGTCTCGATGCCCAGCACCAGCGGCTCGGTCATGCGGTGGCCTCCTTCGCGGCATCCTCGGCAGGCTCGTCACGATGCGCCGAACGCGGATGCTGCAGCACGAGGCGCATCACGATCGCATCGACGTCATCGGGCTGGTAATAGCGAGGGCGGCGGCCGATCTCCTCGAACCCCTCGGAGAGGTAGAGGCCCTCGGCGCCCGGATTGTCGGCGCGCACCTCGAGGAAGACCTCTCGGGCTCCGCGTTCGGCTGCGGCGTCGAGAAGCGAGCGCAGCAGCGCGCGCCCGCGACCGGCGCCACGGTGCTCGGCGTCGAAGGCGATGGTCTGGATGTCGGCATCACTCGACCCGTGCAGCGCGCGGACTCCGCCATAGCCGATGATGACGCCGTCGTGCTCGTCGACCAGATACAGGCCGTGCGGGCTGGCGAGCTCCAGCGCCATGGCCTGGGAGCTCCACGCGTCGGTCGGGAACGAGCGATCCTCTATCGCCATGATGGCGTCGAGGTCGTCGGGCGTCGCTGCACGCAGAGTCATCGCCCCACCTTCTTCGGCGCTCCGGGCACGGTGACATCGGGCTGTCGCAGATACAGCGGCTCGGCCCCCGCGAGCGTGCGCCCCGCCGCCACCGCGCGGGCGCCCACGCGGGCGAGGTCGACAGCCGACAGCGTCTCGACATCGATGCGACGGATGCCATCGAGGTGCTCGTCCGCATCGACCCTCGCGACCAGCACCGTGTCGGCGACCATGTTCGGGATGCCGTCGGCATCCGTCCCCTCGAACACGGTGACGGCCACCTCTCGCCGGCGGGCGTCCGTGACGATGGCGAACGGGCCGGTCACGGCGTCTCGATCGATCGCGGTGAGCGCCGCGGCGAAGTGGCTCGGCACGGGAACGACCGGGATGCCGCGGCCCATCGCGAACGTGCGCGCGGTCGCGATGCCGATGCGGAGTCCGGTGAAGGGGCCAGGGCCCATGCCCGCCACCACGTGGTCGATCGATCCGCTTCCGGTCTCGCCGAGAGCTCGCACGAGCAGCTCGCCGATGACCTCCGCGTGACCGAGAGGGTCGGCGGTCGAGGCGTCGGACAGACGGGTGCCGTCGTCGTCGATGAGGGCGACGGCGGTGCCCAGGGAGGTGTCGACGGCGAGGATCACCTCTCCAGGGTAGTCGCCGTTCAGCCGGTGATCGCTGAGCGCCCTGCGCGCGTGATCGTCACGTGCCGCGGGGCATCCGCGTCGAGCTCGGAGGGGTCGAGATCGTCGTCGCCGCCGACCGGGCGCTCGAACTCGATGTCCCACCAGGCCTCGGCCAGGTCCTCAGCCATACCGCGTCCCCACTCGACCACGACCACCGATCGTGCGAGGTCGAGGTCGAGGTCGTCGAGCTCGGCGCCTGAGCCGAGGCGGTAGGCATCCACATGCACCAGGGGGGCCCGTCCGACGAGCGAGGGATGCGTGCGTGCGATCACGAACGTGGGGCTCTGCACCGGCCCTCGCACTCCGAGTCCTTCCGCGAGCCCTCGAGTGAACGTCGTTTTCCCGGCCCCGAGGGGACCGGTGAGGATCAGCAGATCTCCGGCTTCGAGCTGCTCGCCGATGCGGAAGCCGAGCTGCTCCATGGCATCGGATGTCTCGATCTCGATGTGCCCGAGGAGGGCCGGGTCGACGCTCATGCCGACCGCCGGGGCACGCGCGGGCCGATGCGCGTGACGATCTCGTAGTCGATGGTCGACGCGGCGTTGGCCCACTCGGCTGCGGAGGGAACCCCGAGGGTCGGGTCGCCGAACAGCACGACCTCGTCTCCGATCGACACCGGGGAATCGCCGACGTCGACGACGAACTGGTCCATGGCGACCCGGCCGACGTTGGTGAACCGACGACCGCCGATCGACACCGGCAGGCGTCCGGAGGCGTGGCGAGGCACCCCGTCGGCGTAGCCGAGCGGCACGAGCACCAACGTCGTGTCGTGCGGGGCGCGGTGGTCGTATCCGTACGACACCCCTGCGCCGGCGGGCACGCGGCGCACAGCGGCGATCGCGCCTCGCAGGGTCATCGCAGGACGAAGCCCCAGCTCGGCCGACGAGCGGTCCTCGAAGGGCGAGAGGCCGTAGATGCCGATGCCGATGCGCACCGCATCCAGTCGCATCTCCGGCAGGTCGATCGCGGCCGCGGTCGCCGCGATGTGCCGGATCTCGGGGTGGATGCCGAACGAGGCCGCCGCGGCGACCGCCTCCTCGAACTTCGCCAGGGCCTCGCGGTCGTCTTGAGGCGAGGTGTTCGAGAGGTGACTGAAGAGCCCGATGATGCGCAGTCGTCCGATGCGCTCGAGACGCGCAGCCTCGGCGAGCACGCGCCGCCAGTCGGCCGGTGCGATGCCGTTGCGCGAGAGCCCCGTCTCGAACTTCAGGTGCACGCCGACCGGACGATCGACCGACGCGACGGCACCGGCAGCCTCGAGCTGGTCGAACGACGAGATGCCCACCTCGACGTCATGAGCTGCCGCCTGATCGAACCGCTCGCTCGGAGCGTGCAGCCACGCGACGATCGGCGCCGTGATGCCCTGGCGGCGGAGCTCGAGAGCCTCGGGGATCTCGGCGACACCGAGACGGGTCGCGCCGCCGGCGAGGGCCGCGACGGCTACGGCCGCGGCGCCGTGACCGTAGGCGTTCGCCTTGACGACCGCGATGACCTGCACGCCGGTGAGACGGCGGAAGTGGCGGACGTTGTCGCTGATGGCATCCAGCTCGATGCGGGCCTCGCGGAACGGAACGGTCACAGGGGCTCTCCTTCGGCGACGACGAACGCGGCGGCGAGTCCTGCGTCATGGGTGAGGGTCAGATGCAGTCGGGTGATCCCGCGCTCGGCGACGACGTCGGCGGTGGATCCAGACAGCACGAAGTGCGGGCGGCCCGATGCCTCGGAGGCGATCTCGATCTCGATCCAGTGCACCCCGTCAGAGCCGCCCAGGGTCTTGATCAGGGCCTCCTTGGCGGCATACCGCGCTGCCAGGGACGGAAGGCGCAGCGCCCGCTCCCCCGGCGCGAACAGCCGCTCCAGCAGCCGCGGCGTGCGCTCCATCGTGCGCTCGAACCGCGGGATGTCCACGAGGTCGATGCCGGTCCCGATGATCACCCGTTCAGCCTAGTCGCGGCATCCGCTTCCTTCGGCTCCTGCCCCGCCCCGACCCCCGAGACGGGGTCTATTCGACGGTGACGGACTTGGCGAGGTTGCGTGGCTGGTCGACGTCGAGGCCCTTGGCCGTGGCGAGGGCCATGGCGAAGATCTGCAGCGGGACGACAGCGAGCAGCGGCTCGAACATCGCTCCGGCGAGCGGAATCCGGATGACCTCGTCGGCGAACGGCAGGACCGCCGCATCGCCTTCTTCGGCGACCACGATCACGCGCGCTCCGCGAGCACGGATCTCCTGGATGTTCGAGACGACCTTGGAGTGGACCACGGCCGAGTGGCGCGGAGACGGCACCAGGACGAAGACCGGCTGCCCTGGTTCGATCAGGGCGATCGGACCGTGCTTGAGCTCTCCGGCGGCGAAGCCCTCGGCATGGATGTACGAGATCTCTTTGAGCTTGAGCGCACCCTCGAGCGCGATCGGGAAGCCGACGTGGCGACCGAGGAACAGGACGGAGCGGGTGTCGGCCATCCAGCCGGCGAGCTGCGTGACGTGCTCCTGCTCGCTCTCGAGGACCTTGGCGATCTTCTCGGGGAGGGCTGTGAGCTCCGCGACGTCGACGGATGCGTCCTGCACCGATCCGCGCACGCGCCCCATGTGCAGACCGAGCAGCAGCAGAGCGGTGATCTGCGCCGAGAACGCCTTGGTCGACGCGACCGCGACCTCTGGACCCGCATGCGTGTAGACCACGGCATCGGACTCTCGCGGGATGGTCGCTCCCTGGGTGTTGCAGATCGACAGGGTGCGCGCTCCTCGCTCTCGCGCGTACTTGACGGCCATCAGCGTGTCCATGGTCTCGCCGGACTGGCTGATCGAGATGACGAGCGTGTCATCGCCGATCACCGGGTCGCGGTAGCGGAACTCGTGCGCCAGCTCGACATCGACGGGGATCCGCGCCCACTGCTCGATCGCGTACTTGCCGACGAGCGCCGAGTACGCGGCCGTGCCGCACGCGGTGATGATGATGCGGTTGATGCCGATGAACAGCTCGTCGAGGCCGTCGAGCTCGGGGATGACGACCTGATCTCCCCGGATGCGACCGCGGATCGTGTTGGCGACCGCCTCGGGCTGCTCGGCGACCTCCTTGGCCATGAAGCTGGACCATCCGCCCTTCTCCGCGGCGGCGGCGTCCCAGGAGACGTCGAACGGCTCGGCCTGGACCGGCGTGCCGGCGAAGTCGGTGACCGTGACGGCATCCGGCGTGATCGAGACGATCTGGTCCTGCCCGATGGCGAGCGCCTTGCGCGTGTGCTCGATGAATGCGGCGACGTCGGAGC is a genomic window containing:
- the tsaB gene encoding tRNA (adenosine(37)-N6)-threonylcarbamoyltransferase complex dimerization subunit type 1 TsaB, with the translated sequence MILAVDTSLGTAVALIDDDGTRLSDASTADPLGHAEVIGELLVRALGETGSGSIDHVVAGMGPGPFTGLRIGIATARTFAMGRGIPVVPVPSHFAAALTAIDRDAVTGPFAIVTDARRREVAVTVFEGTDADGIPNMVADTVLVARVDADEHLDGIRRIDVETLSAVDLARVGARAVAAGRTLAGAEPLYLRQPDVTVPGAPKKVGR
- the tsaE gene encoding tRNA (adenosine(37)-N6)-threonylcarbamoyltransferase complex ATPase subunit type 1 TsaE; translated protein: MSVDPALLGHIEIETSDAMEQLGFRIGEQLEAGDLLILTGPLGAGKTTFTRGLAEGLGVRGPVQSPTFVIARTHPSLVGRAPLVHVDAYRLGSGAELDDLDLDLARSVVVVEWGRGMAEDLAEAWWDIEFERPVGGDDDLDPSELDADAPRHVTITRAGRSAITG
- the alr gene encoding alanine racemase translates to MTVPFREARIELDAISDNVRHFRRLTGVQVIAVVKANAYGHGAAAVAVAALAGGATRLGVAEIPEALELRRQGITAPIVAWLHAPSERFDQAAAHDVEVGISSFDQLEAAGAVASVDRPVGVHLKFETGLSRNGIAPADWRRVLAEAARLERIGRLRIIGLFSHLSNTSPQDDREALAKFEEAVAAAASFGIHPEIRHIAATAAAIDLPEMRLDAVRIGIGIYGLSPFEDRSSAELGLRPAMTLRGAIAAVRRVPAGAGVSYGYDHRAPHDTTLVLVPLGYADGVPRHASGRLPVSIGGRRFTNVGRVAMDQFVVDVGDSPVSIGDEVVLFGDPTLGVPSAAEWANAASTIDYEIVTRIGPRVPRRSA
- a CDS encoding holo-ACP synthase; amino-acid sequence: MIIGTGIDLVDIPRFERTMERTPRLLERLFAPGERALRLPSLAARYAAKEALIKTLGGSDGVHWIEIEIASEASGRPHFVLSGSTADVVAERGITRLHLTLTHDAGLAAAFVVAEGEPL
- the glmS gene encoding glutamine--fructose-6-phosphate transaminase (isomerizing): MCGIVGYVGPRPSQDILLAGLARLEYRGYDSAGVAVIDGEGSLGMRKKAGKLAMLRDSLKDAALADGNTGIGHTRWATHGGPTDENAHPHLADDDKLAVIHNGIIENFASLRDELLADGVAFRSETDTEVAAALLGREYRTNGGDLQGAFRAVVNRLEGAFTLLAMHQDHPGLVVGARRNSPLVIGLGEGENFLGSDVAAFIEHTRKALAIGQDQIVSITPDAVTVTDFAGTPVQAEPFDVSWDAAAAEKGGWSSFMAKEVAEQPEAVANTIRGRIRGDQVVIPELDGLDELFIGINRIIITACGTAAYSALVGKYAIEQWARIPVDVELAHEFRYRDPVIGDDTLVISISQSGETMDTLMAVKYARERGARTLSICNTQGATIPRESDAVVYTHAGPEVAVASTKAFSAQITALLLLGLHMGRVRGSVQDASVDVAELTALPEKIAKVLESEQEHVTQLAGWMADTRSVLFLGRHVGFPIALEGALKLKEISYIHAEGFAAGELKHGPIALIEPGQPVFVLVPSPRHSAVVHSKVVSNIQEIRARGARVIVVAEEGDAAVLPFADEVIRIPLAGAMFEPLLAVVPLQIFAMALATAKGLDVDQPRNLAKSVTVE